CAAAGCAATCGCAAACATCATAGGCATAACCGATACCACCAGTTACTGGCAGAGCGGACCCGTTGCCCGCTTCAAAGTGCCCGTAAATCTGCCGCGTGGCGTCGCCCATCACGCCTCCCATGCTGGGGGAAGTCACGAACCGATAAGTCCTCTAAGCCAGAAGGAGGGCTTATGGAAATAAAGGTATTCGGCGATCTCTTGGCGGAATGGTGGGAGCGGTATCTGGGGCGCGGTTCGGCGAAGTATGCCGCCGAGTGCTGGCGGCGGCTTGAGCGCGAAGTCCTGCCGAAGCTGGGCGACAAGCCTCCCAAAAAAATCACGCCGCCCATGATTTTGCGCATTTTGCGCCGCATCGAGGCAAAGGGCACCTTTGCGTCGGCCCGCAAGGTAAAAAGCCATATTTCGCAGGCCATGCGCTATGGCATCGCCTGCGGCCTCGTCATCAGCGACCCGACCCGCGATCTGGGCTTTGCGCTCACGCCCCATAAATCGCACCCGCGCGCCGCTCTCACCGACCCCACGGCCATTGGCACCTTCATGGCGGCCCTTGAGCGTTTACGCCCGCGCAAGCGCGCGCTGTCGCTCAAGCTGCTCGCCCTGACCTTTGTACGGCCCGGGGAACTGGCGGCCGGGGAATGGGCCGAAGTCTCATGGGACGCGGCCTTGTGGAGGATTCCCGGCGCGCGCATGAAGATGAAGCGCCCGCATATGGTGCCGCTTTCCCGCCAGGCGCTGGAGGTCCTGCGCGAGCTGCACGGCATTACCGGCGCCCATGTCCACATGTTCCCTAGGCACAGGGATACGGCATTGCCGGAAAAGCCCCGCTGTCTTGGCTATGCGCTCCGGCAACTGGGCTATGACGGCGCCACCATGACGCCGCACGGCTGTCGCGCAATGGCCGCGACGACACTCTCCGAGCTGGGCTGGCCCTCGGAGGTGATTGAACGGCAACTGGCGCACACGGACCACAATCAGGTCCGCGCGGCCTACCAACGGGGGGAGCTGATAGAGGAACGGCGCAAGATGATGCAGGCATGGGCCGACTGGCTCGATCTGCGTTGCGCCCGGGCCATCCTGAGCAGATAGGCAATTTTTTGGCAGAGGCGGGGGCGCGGGAGCGCCCCCACCGACGGCCCGTTGCACCGGGCCGCCACGGCCCCACGGACGGCAGTCTCACGTCCGCGAGGTATCCGCCTGCTTACCCTTTGGGAGGGCGCAAGCAGTCTAGCCGGGTACTTCACGGGGCGCAAC
This window of the Desulfovibrio sp. ZJ209 genome carries:
- a CDS encoding site-specific integrase, whose protein sequence is MEIKVFGDLLAEWWERYLGRGSAKYAAECWRRLEREVLPKLGDKPPKKITPPMILRILRRIEAKGTFASARKVKSHISQAMRYGIACGLVISDPTRDLGFALTPHKSHPRAALTDPTAIGTFMAALERLRPRKRALSLKLLALTFVRPGELAAGEWAEVSWDAALWRIPGARMKMKRPHMVPLSRQALEVLRELHGITGAHVHMFPRHRDTALPEKPRCLGYALRQLGYDGATMTPHGCRAMAATTLSELGWPSEVIERQLAHTDHNQVRAAYQRGELIEERRKMMQAWADWLDLRCARAILSR